TATTTTGAATGAACTAAAAGTCCAGAGATATATAAAAGGTcaaactgtgcaaaaaaaaaaaaaaaaaaaagataaaaaaacaccGTTCGGGTTTCTGGCGCCAAATAACGCGTTGTACAGGCGGGAGAGTTTAATGACAAACTATCcgatgtcacatacacaataagTTACATTGTTAGCTTAAAAAGCTAATTAGCAAAGTAGCAGTGTTTATTTACCCCATGAAGTGGAAGTGACCGCCGTCTGAGAGGAGGACGGACGGATGCCGACAGGAAAGTAAGAATTCTGCTGTAGTCGATTCAAAACTAAGCGATTATATAATTACTCAAAACATTATGAGCTCTTTAACTAATAGAAGCTAGTTAGCTTGTTTGCTAATTTATATTTAACGGTTAAAGTCATTGCACGTGCTGTGGTTGCCATGGGAACCCTGTTCTGCCTTTAAAGATGCCCATTTAATAGCCTATTTTCTTTTAAGGTTTATAGGTGTATAACAATGAGAGGTTGGACATCAAACTCCTTTTTATTTCAGTGGAAACTGTGGCTTGGTTGTACACAAATGGTCCAGATACTGTAGTAATGTCAGCCTTTTGTGAATGGGTGAATCAGGTGGTTTTCAGATCACTTTTAATATTTCTTCATatgtcttttcttcagaaatGGAGTCCTGCTCGGCGAACGTGTGGCCCCGTCTGGAGCCTTTCCTCCTGGGTGCTCTTCAGGCTGCACCACCAGCAAAGCTGAGCATGCACTACCTGCGAAAGATGGCCTGCTACGTGCGCACACGTGATGGCTGTTTCCCACGTCTGGGCTGGCACATGTGGAAGCACATTGCCTGTGGCAAGCTGCAGTTGCCTGATGAGCTGGCCTGGCTCTACTTTGAGACCTTTGACCTTCTGGTGCCTCGCTCTGCTGAGGAAAAGCTTGAGTGGGCAGAGGCTCTGTCTCAGAGCCTGAACCCTCGTGATCTGGACCGTCAGCGCAGCAAGGTGTGAGACAGGATTTTAATCTTGTTTATAATCTTAACCATTTACGTTCAGGAAGTTCACGACAAATcgtttttttggtttatttaatgTCAGGGAAGACATTTTAGAGACTTTTCAAAGCACATTCCTCTCTTTGTATGAGTAAccgttttcatttttatgtctttttagcTGTCTGTGGACACATTGCAGTTCCTGCTGTTTCTCTACCTGCAGCAGCTGAACCGGGTCTCTTTGCGCACCTCTCTAATCGGTGAAGAGTGGCCGAGTCCTCGGTCTCGCTCTCCGTCATCCTCTTCTGATAGGGACGCCAAGATCAGCTCCCAAAATAAGGTCGAAACGTTGACATTATTTCTAATTATGCCTGTCTTACCATCTTTGTGTTCCATGATAGCAGTGCTTCTTTCTagttaaattaaaatgcaaCATTTGTGTTTAATTCACAAGAGCTGATTTTGCATCAACATAATAGagaaaacagtaataataagtAATCTCATGTTCTGGCAGAATTGGGATGACCATGCACAGCTCACCTTTGTGCAGACTCACCTGGCTGAACTGCTGGAGCTGCTGTCAGATCCAGGTGAGCTAAGCAGTTCACAGCAGGTCCTGCGAGATGGTACACTTTCTTCCGAGGCCCTGCAGGCACTCAGTGTGCTGCTAGAGGGCACTGTGAGCCGGGGCCGCACCATTCACCCCCTCTATCGGCTACTCAGCCGTGCCCCGCTTCAGTCCGTGGCTGGATACTCAAAAGTCAGCCGTTCCTACTCGCTGCAGAAGTTGCAGAGCTGGCTGCACCAGGCACTCACACTGAACCCATTTGGCATGTCCACCTGTCTGCGCTCGGGCAAGAAGCTGGCCTGGGCTCTACAAggtaaaaaaatgcttttcttttgtgCCATTTCCTGCTCAACCACTTACCCTCAATTTATTTACGATTGGAATTCTAAAATGTACatcattgtttttaattaagcGCACTTACAGAATTCTCTTTGCTTTAGTGGAAGGTGCTATGAAGCGGGCCAAGATAGCAAGGAACACGCACATGGCCCCTCCAGGCAGCAGGGTGGTGCTGATGTCCCAGGTATACAAACAGACTCTGGCTAAAGACTCTGAGAAGCTGGCTGGTGCAAATGTCAAACTGCACCGTTGCAGCGAGGCTTTTATCTACTTACTTTCACCCCTTAGGTAAGCGTCTTGGGCAAATGGACTGTTTGCTCAATAGGTTTGCTTAAGTGGATTGGAGAATGTGTTCTGAATATTATCAATATGACAATAATACTatcctgaaaaataataataaaagttaaaaatcgTATTTTGGTCCACACTTTGATGTTGCAGGTCAGTGACGCTTGATAAATGTCGCGACAGCACTGTGGTATTGGGCCCAGTGGAGACCACAGTTCACATGCAAAGCTGCGAGAATGTGCGGCTGGTTTGTGTGGCTGGACGCTTGGCAGTTGGCGGCTCCATCCACTGCACCATTCATGCGCTCACTCCCACTAGGCCACTTTTACTGCCTGGCAACTCCAGCCTCACACTCGGgccttttcacacacactaccCCAGCTTGGAGGATCACATGGCCAGTGTGGGTTTGGCGGTTGTACCCAACCTCTGGGATCAGCCACTGATTTATGCGCCAGATAGTCCATCACCAGACCTGGTCTGCTACCGCATCCTACCCCCTGCACAGCTCTGCCCTATGATGGTACCATTCCTCATGGAGGGTGACACCTGCGAGGTGCCAGGAGGACTGCCGTCAGTCTACCAGCAGGCCCTAGAGGAGCGTCAGCAAAGGGTGCACGACTGGCAGAAGACGGTGAAGGACACACACCTTAACAAGTAAGCTGTTATTGATGTGTAGTATAAAGTAGGATTACAGAGATTGCAATTTCTTTCCTTGTGCAAGTTAAGGTAAGAATTGGTCATGGCTGTCATCTATCAAGTGCTATTAGAGAAGTCAAAATCTCACTCAGGGACAAGCGCTTTATCTGTATTATATGTAAAAGTGGGGTATTACATCAGAAagctttttgtaatatttaaaattccTTTTATATTCTAGTAGCAGACACTAAAATACCTTCTTAGATAGAGAAGTCCAGAAGCTGTGAAATTCTTTACcttttagaaaagaaatataaCACTGATAATATCCAATCAGGACGAGGAATTATCTCTATTTACCTGTTAATCATGTCAACTGAAATATTTCCACCTCTTGTACTGCTGTTTACGCATGCTATGCTGAGAAATGCTGGATTTTCAGTAAACCTTTGTGAAAGTCACTAACAGTACCTTTTAATTGTATTGGAATGTACATCTGACCGTAGCACAAAcgcttgttttaatttttttaatagtgtttTCTTCTCTCGTCCTCCAGGGAGCAGCGGCAGAAGTTCCAGGCTCTGGTAGAGCAGAAATTTCATGAATGGCTCCTGGAGACGGGACAGAGACAGGAACTGGACAGCCTTCTGCCTCCAACCATCACGCCTTCAAACTCTACTCACAGCTCGGAACATTCTCTACAGCATCCAAAAACAAACACGCTCACAGTTTCCTGAGCACTCGCACGCCGTAATAGACAACTAtgcacttatttttatttgttgtggtTTACACTTGCTTAGCATTTCTCAAGGCTGAAGCAGATACGCTTTTCTATGAACACTGATCTGTTTGAATCCCACAGCTGATCCAAATTTGGCAGTTTGTTTTGCAGACTCAGGACAAAAAAGTATGATTTTGAAGTAAGATGCTGAACGTCAGAAGTATGACTTGTACTGCTGTAGAGAATTATATGCTGGATACGTGTTCAGAATAAGCTTAAGTGTTATTTAATAGTCCCTTAAACCTCAAGAgacatttcttattatttttttctccgtTACATGCAAGTTTTACAGTCCGGGTACTTGTGTTTCCATCACTTTTAAGAGGATGACTGGCTTTCTACTGTCgaattaataaataaggatTATAATTATAGTGCAGAATAGAGTCCTGCATAATTGTGTACAGTTTGAAAGTGTATTCTTAATTCCCCCAGAAGTCGTCTTTGGTTTACAGTTTGACATAAACGTGCTAAAGGAAATGCACACCGTGTGCCGGTAGACATTCATTTTCCTAAAATAAGAGCACTGATCTAAGAATAATATCTAGATATCCATTAGTACCATGTTCTCTACTTGGCAGCCAGTATAACTGTGAATGTATGTTTTCCTGCTGTAGCCTAGTTGCACTTCCAGCTTCACAGTTTTCCCAGGAACTGccacatattgtgtgtgtgtttcacttctGGAGATCTTCAGCACTGTATCATTTTTAGCATTCAGCTGCTTTCACAGCCCAAACACAAAGCACTAAAATGTATGTGTTCAGAACTCCACAACACAAATATGGGAAGCTCTGAACTAGATTTATTGTTGCATTTAATTTATACGATGTGTCTGTTTGACAAGCAATAATAGATCATTCATTTTTTCTACTTCTGTATGCACTCACTGTTGTCCGGCTCAGTTCGTGTTTCTTTTTTCCGTTATGAATAAAGTGTATGAACAAATCCATAGGAtctgtttaaaagaaaagctGTGTGTTATGCATAGTTTGGTATTATGTTCAGATTAAGGGAAAAGATTTTTTCTGA
The genomic region above belongs to Tachysurus vachellii isolate PV-2020 chromosome 8, HZAU_Pvac_v1, whole genome shotgun sequence and contains:
- the tbccd1 gene encoding TBCC domain-containing protein 1, with the protein product MESCSANVWPRLEPFLLGALQAAPPAKLSMHYLRKMACYVRTRDGCFPRLGWHMWKHIACGKLQLPDELAWLYFETFDLLVPRSAEEKLEWAEALSQSLNPRDLDRQRSKLSVDTLQFLLFLYLQQLNRVSLRTSLIGEEWPSPRSRSPSSSSDRDAKISSQNKNWDDHAQLTFVQTHLAELLELLSDPGELSSSQQVLRDGTLSSEALQALSVLLEGTVSRGRTIHPLYRLLSRAPLQSVAGYSKVSRSYSLQKLQSWLHQALTLNPFGMSTCLRSGKKLAWALQVEGAMKRAKIARNTHMAPPGSRVVLMSQVYKQTLAKDSEKLAGANVKLHRCSEAFIYLLSPLRSVTLDKCRDSTVVLGPVETTVHMQSCENVRLVCVAGRLAVGGSIHCTIHALTPTRPLLLPGNSSLTLGPFHTHYPSLEDHMASVGLAVVPNLWDQPLIYAPDSPSPDLVCYRILPPAQLCPMMVPFLMEGDTCEVPGGLPSVYQQALEERQQRVHDWQKTVKDTHLNKEQRQKFQALVEQKFHEWLLETGQRQELDSLLPPTITPSNSTHSSEHSLQHPKTNTLTVS